In one window of Mesorhizobium sp. DNA:
- a CDS encoding phage protein, with protein sequence MSNTALTMYSYLNVKATLNGNDITGLWEGDDAIEIEERSQVANDLVGADGAAIVSVTADQSVYIRIRLQPNSPIHRYLDQKYRTLKTGQLDPMAFSVRDTGNGEGGSSSQVVIRGMATKSFGVNAAVREWELYAQGWIWDSRSYA encoded by the coding sequence ATGTCCAACACCGCACTCACGATGTACAGCTACCTCAACGTCAAGGCGACGTTGAACGGCAACGACATCACCGGCCTCTGGGAAGGCGACGACGCGATCGAGATCGAGGAGCGCAGCCAGGTCGCCAACGATCTGGTTGGCGCCGACGGCGCCGCGATCGTGTCGGTCACGGCGGACCAGTCCGTCTACATTCGCATCCGGCTCCAGCCGAACAGTCCCATCCACCGCTACCTCGACCAGAAGTACCGGACGCTGAAGACTGGCCAGCTCGACCCGATGGCGTTCTCGGTGCGCGACACCGGCAACGGCGAGGGCGGATCGTCCTCGCAGGTCGTGATCCGGGGCATGGCGACGAAAAGCTTCGGCGTGAATGCTGCCGTGCGCGAGTGGGAGCTCTACGCGCAGGGCTGGATCTGGGATAGCCGCAGCTACGCCTAG
- a CDS encoding phage tail assembly chaperone, translating into MPEKKIGTRTYRAEKMPATTATRNLIRLTKIVGPGMTDLAKTIAAADDATRGHAALAAIADILQSSTADELTAFLVEMAELAQVKENGGSYEGVIYDMHFANDLLEAFQVVAFVLQVNYRDFFGAKLGSVLKASQAA; encoded by the coding sequence ATGCCCGAAAAAAAGATCGGAACGCGAACCTATCGCGCAGAGAAGATGCCAGCGACCACGGCGACGCGCAACCTGATCAGGCTGACGAAGATCGTCGGCCCCGGTATGACGGACCTCGCCAAGACCATCGCCGCCGCTGACGACGCCACGCGCGGGCATGCCGCGTTGGCCGCAATCGCCGACATCCTCCAGAGTTCGACGGCCGACGAACTCACCGCGTTCCTGGTTGAGATGGCGGAACTCGCGCAGGTCAAGGAAAACGGCGGCTCCTACGAAGGGGTCATCTACGACATGCACTTCGCCAACGATCTCCTTGAGGCGTTTCAGGTCGTGGCCTTCGTGCTTCAGGTGAACTACCGCGATTTTTTCGGCGCGAAGCTGGGCAGCGTCTTGAAGGCCAGTCAGGCGGCCTGA